One genomic segment of Nocardia spumae includes these proteins:
- a CDS encoding NAD-dependent protein deacetylase: protein MPETATRSIDTGLERAAEVLSGRRIVVLTGAGISTDSGIPDYRGPDSPPRNPMTYQQFVGDPVFRQRYWARNHVGWRRMDAARPNPGHRILARLERGGIVGGLITQNVDLLHTKAGHRHVIDLHGTYARVRCLSCDELISRMTLADRLEEANPGFAELATATGIEVAPDADAVVGETDSFRMVDCARCGGMLKPDIVYFGENVPKDRVGEAFSMVDAAEAVLVAGSSLTVMSGLRFVRHAAKSGKPVVIVNRGRTRGDELATVCIDSGCSPTLAALAEALTPATPSGNAPTRQVVDGPRPIDNS, encoded by the coding sequence ATGCCCGAAACCGCCACCCGGTCGATCGACACCGGGCTCGAACGCGCGGCCGAGGTGCTGTCGGGGCGGCGGATCGTGGTGCTGACCGGGGCGGGGATCTCCACCGACAGCGGTATCCCCGACTACCGTGGCCCGGATTCACCACCTCGCAATCCGATGACCTATCAGCAGTTCGTCGGCGATCCGGTCTTCCGGCAACGCTATTGGGCGCGCAACCACGTGGGCTGGCGGCGGATGGATGCCGCCCGGCCCAATCCGGGGCATCGGATACTGGCCCGGCTGGAACGCGGTGGCATCGTCGGCGGGCTCATCACACAGAACGTGGATCTGCTGCACACCAAGGCCGGACATCGCCATGTCATCGATCTGCACGGCACCTACGCGCGGGTGCGCTGCCTGTCCTGTGACGAACTGATCTCGCGGATGACCCTCGCCGACCGGCTGGAGGAGGCCAATCCCGGATTCGCCGAACTGGCCACCGCGACGGGTATCGAGGTCGCGCCCGACGCCGATGCGGTGGTCGGCGAGACCGACAGCTTCCGCATGGTCGACTGTGCGCGCTGCGGCGGCATGTTGAAGCCCGATATCGTCTACTTCGGCGAGAACGTGCCGAAAGACCGAGTCGGCGAGGCCTTCTCGATGGTCGACGCGGCCGAGGCGGTACTGGTTGCGGGCTCGTCGCTGACCGTCATGTCGGGTCTGCGGTTCGTGCGGCACGCCGCGAAATCCGGTAAGCCGGTGGTGATCGTCAACCGCGGCCGGACCCGGGGCGACGAATTGGCCACCGTATGTATCGATTCCGGATGTTCGCCCACGCTCGCCGCGCTGGCCGAGGCACTCACACCCGCGACGCCGTCCGGAAATGCGCCCACACGACAAGTTGTCGATGGACCGCGGCCCATCGACAACTCGTGA
- a CDS encoding TetR/AcrR family transcriptional regulator, translating to MGAERAAGSTVAAGGVLDRRRQLLDRLADVIADDGIEGVSIRTLAGRAGVSIGTVQYYFSTKSELLHRVWEYVRDEAAARFDVAAVARLEPRERLSRLVDLLIAPGSDDRLARVWLALVARAAHDPRIAELHRDQWRRTEELVTRALVAVNPERAGESEDAAAELLALLDGLTLAVLTEPDRMPPARARRIALGWTDRWVG from the coding sequence ATGGGCGCTGAGCGAGCGGCGGGCTCGACCGTTGCCGCCGGGGGTGTGCTGGATCGCCGTCGCCAACTGCTGGACCGTCTGGCCGATGTGATCGCCGACGACGGCATCGAGGGGGTCAGTATTCGCACCCTGGCCGGTCGTGCCGGAGTGTCGATCGGCACCGTTCAGTACTACTTTTCGACGAAAAGTGAGCTGCTGCACCGTGTTTGGGAGTACGTTCGCGACGAGGCCGCGGCGCGTTTCGATGTCGCGGCGGTGGCCCGGCTGGAACCGCGGGAACGCTTGTCACGCCTCGTCGACCTGCTCATCGCGCCCGGTAGTGACGACCGGCTGGCTCGGGTGTGGTTGGCGCTGGTGGCCCGCGCGGCGCACGACCCGCGGATCGCGGAGCTCCATCGTGATCAATGGCGGCGCACCGAGGAATTGGTCACCCGGGCGCTGGTCGCGGTGAATCCGGAACGTGCGGGCGAATCCGAGGACGCGGCGGCGGAATTGCTCGCCCTGCTCGACGGTCTCACCCTCGCGGTGCTGACCGAACCCGATCGGATGCCGCCCGCCCGTGCTCGCCGGATCGCGCTCGGCTGGACCGATCGCTGGGTGGGGTAG
- a CDS encoding glycosyltransferase family 4 protein: MVAPPYFEVPPAGYGGVEAVVAQLADALVARGHRVTLLGAGRPGTTARFIPVWDDILADRLGDPFPEVLNALKVRRIITELAQSERIDVVHDHTFAGPLNAPMYSALGIPTVVTVHGPVDGEAQEYYSSLTDTAQFVAISDRQRSLAENLNWVGRVYNTVRPAEWPFQTRKQDFALFLGRYAPYKGPDLALHAAHEVGIPLVLAAKMNEPPEKAYFESAVRPLLRDTDFVFGEADQIAKRLLLASARCLLFPIRWEEPFGIVMIEAMACGTPVVALRGGAVEEVVDHGVTGIICDDPAELPAAIAAADEIDPAACRRRVVERFSVDQLGAGYESAYYTAIDKTAAVPIPAAPDGVPLIRPLSTVGNS, encoded by the coding sequence ATGGTCGCACCCCCGTATTTCGAAGTACCGCCCGCAGGTTACGGCGGTGTCGAAGCCGTGGTGGCCCAACTGGCGGACGCATTGGTCGCGCGCGGGCACCGAGTTACGTTGCTCGGCGCCGGCCGGCCCGGCACTACTGCACGGTTCATCCCCGTATGGGACGACATCCTCGCCGACCGCCTCGGCGATCCGTTTCCGGAAGTGCTCAACGCGCTCAAGGTTCGGCGCATCATCACCGAACTCGCGCAGAGCGAGCGGATCGATGTCGTTCACGATCACACCTTCGCGGGGCCGCTGAACGCTCCGATGTATTCCGCACTCGGCATTCCGACCGTGGTCACGGTGCACGGTCCGGTCGACGGGGAAGCTCAGGAGTACTACAGCTCGCTGACCGATACCGCGCAGTTCGTCGCCATCAGCGATCGGCAACGCTCGCTGGCGGAGAATCTCAACTGGGTCGGCCGCGTCTACAACACGGTGCGCCCGGCCGAATGGCCGTTCCAGACCCGCAAGCAGGACTTCGCCCTGTTCCTGGGGCGCTACGCCCCGTACAAGGGTCCGGATCTGGCCCTGCATGCCGCACACGAGGTGGGGATCCCGCTGGTGCTCGCGGCGAAGATGAACGAGCCGCCCGAGAAGGCCTACTTCGAATCCGCGGTGCGTCCGCTGCTGCGGGACACCGATTTCGTCTTCGGTGAGGCCGATCAGATCGCGAAACGACTGCTGCTCGCCTCGGCGCGCTGCCTGTTGTTCCCGATCCGGTGGGAGGAGCCGTTCGGCATCGTCATGATCGAGGCGATGGCCTGCGGTACGCCCGTGGTGGCATTGCGCGGTGGCGCGGTCGAGGAAGTGGTCGACCACGGCGTCACCGGAATCATCTGCGACGATCCCGCCGAATTGCCCGCGGCCATCGCCGCGGCGGACGAGATCGACCCGGCGGCCTGCCGACGCCGGGTGGTGGAACGGTTCTCGGTCGACCAATTGGGCGCCGGTTACGAGAGCGCGTACTACACCGCGATCGATAAGACCGCGGCGGTTCCGATCCCGGCCGCACCCGACGGCGTCCCGCTGATCCGCCCGCTGTCGACGGTCGGAAACAGCTGA
- a CDS encoding F0F1 ATP synthase subunit C, whose product MAADPAIVQGALIGGGLIMAGGAIGAGIGDGLAGSALINGVTRQPEAEGRLRGNFFLTVGLVEAAYFINLAFMALFVFATPGK is encoded by the coding sequence ATGGCAGCAGATCCAGCAATCGTCCAAGGTGCCCTCATCGGCGGTGGCCTCATCATGGCCGGTGGCGCCATCGGCGCGGGTATCGGTGACGGGCTCGCCGGTTCGGCACTGATCAACGGCGTCACCCGCCAGCCCGAGGCCGAGGGCCGGTTGCGCGGTAACTTCTTCCTGACCGTCGGTCTGGTCGAGGCGGCGTACTTCATCAACCTCGCATTCATGGCGTTGTTCGTATTCGCGACTCCCGGTAAGTAA
- a CDS encoding 3-oxoacyl-[acyl-carrier-protein] synthase III C-terminal domain-containing protein, with product MNVYLHGIAYAVGAREPIASLPPLRADPALLRDMRGLGLNHYCRAEQSPLELAAEVVSATLARVPVDAAEIDLLIYATSSPESGTLAGGEFLRFCERFGLTRATPIGVTLAECANFGSALRIAHSLVAAGSARNVLVITADACPDPDARILRDAVSVLSDGAASCLITSAHPSRIEVLGANQGTNQLIRVATMPALAGLTKRGLSRAVADMLDRAGLDRGDVRRIIANNVNEEAVRFMAESAGLEHDLCYLDNVGDYAHVHSADNLINLQTYLEDGVAPGEVVMTISHGFGTWGVALLRIC from the coding sequence ATGAACGTCTACCTGCACGGGATCGCCTACGCGGTCGGCGCCCGCGAGCCGATCGCCTCGCTCCCGCCGCTGCGGGCCGACCCCGCGCTGCTGCGGGATATGCGCGGTCTGGGGCTGAACCACTACTGTCGCGCCGAGCAGTCTCCGCTGGAGCTCGCCGCCGAGGTGGTCAGCGCGACTCTGGCCCGCGTCCCGGTGGACGCGGCCGAGATCGATCTGCTGATCTACGCCACCTCGAGTCCGGAGAGCGGCACGCTCGCAGGTGGTGAATTCCTGCGCTTCTGTGAGCGTTTCGGACTCACCCGGGCGACCCCGATCGGCGTGACGCTGGCCGAATGCGCGAACTTCGGCAGTGCGCTGCGGATCGCGCACAGCCTGGTGGCCGCGGGATCGGCGCGCAATGTCCTGGTGATCACCGCCGACGCGTGCCCGGATCCCGACGCCCGCATCCTGCGCGACGCGGTGTCGGTGCTCAGTGATGGCGCCGCGAGCTGTCTGATCACCTCGGCGCATCCGTCGCGGATCGAGGTGCTGGGCGCCAATCAGGGGACGAACCAGCTGATCCGGGTTGCCACGATGCCGGCGCTGGCGGGCCTGACCAAGCGCGGACTGTCGCGTGCGGTGGCCGACATGCTCGACCGCGCGGGGCTCGATCGCGGCGATGTGCGGCGGATCATCGCCAACAACGTCAACGAGGAAGCGGTGCGGTTCATGGCCGAATCCGCCGGTCTCGAGCACGACCTGTGCTACCTGGACAACGTCGGCGACTACGCGCACGTGCACTCCGCCGACAATCTGATCAATCTGCAGACCTACCTCGAGGACGGTGTCGCGCCGGGGGAGGTCGTCATGACCATCAGCCACGGGTTCGGAACCTGGGGTGTCGCACTGTTGAGGATCTGCTGA
- the atpB gene encoding F0F1 ATP synthase subunit A: protein MSSNIATMILAEEEPKIEVGHHATAELWGLTFNVDTIISTAVAAVIVIALAIFLRMKITSGVPNGVQLFFETVTVQMRGQVESAIGMRIAPFVLPLAVTLFTFILLSNWISVLPVQYGRGEFIFPPASDVNFVYALALFVFVFYHAAGVKRRGPLTHVKQLLKGHTGWGPMVLINVIEEIAKPLSLSLRLFGNMFAGGVMVAVIALFPYWIAWGPNAIWKLFDLFVGAIQAFIFSLLTVLYFSQSMTLEHENH from the coding sequence ATGAGCAGCAACATCGCGACGATGATCCTGGCCGAGGAAGAGCCGAAGATCGAAGTAGGTCACCACGCCACCGCCGAGTTGTGGGGATTGACGTTCAACGTCGACACCATCATCTCGACCGCGGTCGCCGCCGTGATCGTCATCGCTCTGGCGATATTCCTCCGCATGAAGATCACCTCCGGCGTGCCGAACGGCGTGCAGTTGTTCTTCGAGACCGTCACCGTGCAGATGCGGGGGCAGGTGGAATCGGCGATCGGAATGCGGATCGCGCCTTTCGTATTGCCGCTGGCGGTAACGCTTTTCACCTTCATCCTGCTGTCGAACTGGATATCGGTGCTGCCGGTGCAGTACGGACGCGGCGAATTCATCTTCCCGCCCGCATCCGATGTCAATTTCGTCTACGCGCTGGCATTGTTCGTGTTCGTCTTCTACCACGCCGCGGGTGTCAAACGACGTGGTCCGTTGACGCATGTGAAACAGTTGCTGAAGGGCCACACAGGCTGGGGTCCGATGGTGTTGATCAACGTCATCGAGGAGATCGCCAAACCGCTGTCGCTGTCACTGCGATTGTTCGGAAATATGTTCGCCGGCGGCGTCATGGTCGCGGTGATCGCACTGTTCCCGTACTGGATCGCGTGGGGCCCCAACGCCATTTGGAAGCTGTTCGATCTGTTCGTCGGCGCCATCCAGGCGTTCATCTTCTCGCTTTTGACCGTCCTCTACTTCAGTCAGTCCATGACGCTGGAGCACGAAAACCACTGA
- a CDS encoding FUSC family protein, whose amino-acid sequence MPPRPALPARLRAVSRMLSLRGVFRMRPVADTWYQSALCAVLAIGGPEIVLLATGRVQLAFYTSAGGLCALYGHGLPYVARARTLAWVVLGMFAGTAVALTTSALIESAAIRVLVIAVLAGLYKLVCDASRMGPPGNIIFTFVVSSAAFIPQRTGQLPGHLGLILLGGVLAWCVCMAPALVRPHGPQRLAVARALEATARLLRVPFGDAAVPRARHDAAVAVQAGWTALTRVPPTARTTAQLTALAGLLARAETLAATTRPAGPDYRLYPSDARTVDAAEVDAAPDTLSATETGSAVAGAGALEEYGRILRRGGAVPRVDCAAAEESEIRGIGLGRAGTVRGESLRRVARAFRPVAPGLPLAARVTIGAALAGWISLALGVDRPYWAVMTAAVLIVVNTAQSWQRTVQRVLGNLVGVALFTAVGPWVHSPVTLVVMALICQVVVEATISRNYWVATVFITPMALAMVEFATPHPASELGWDRWLDTCVGAVVAVVICFVIPNRRVADRVATALRELDAAIGRARHAIDTGTGAGADRARLAAALIEVRTCADTAAGEWWSGPLPDERIVAAERTGHQLLDRLPVRSLVAVS is encoded by the coding sequence ATGCCGCCTCGTCCCGCACTCCCCGCCCGCCTCCGCGCCGTCTCGCGGATGCTGTCGCTGCGCGGTGTGTTCCGGATGCGGCCGGTGGCCGACACCTGGTACCAGTCGGCGCTGTGTGCCGTGCTCGCCATCGGCGGACCGGAGATCGTGCTGCTGGCCACCGGGCGGGTCCAGCTGGCCTTCTACACCAGCGCCGGCGGATTGTGCGCGCTGTACGGTCACGGCCTGCCCTATGTCGCGCGCGCCCGGACACTGGCCTGGGTCGTCCTCGGGATGTTCGCCGGAACCGCCGTCGCGCTGACGACCTCCGCGCTGATCGAGTCCGCGGCGATCCGGGTGCTGGTGATCGCGGTCCTCGCCGGTCTGTACAAACTCGTATGCGATGCCTCCCGGATGGGGCCGCCCGGCAACATCATCTTCACCTTCGTGGTGTCCAGCGCCGCGTTCATCCCCCAGCGGACCGGGCAACTGCCCGGACATCTGGGCCTGATTCTGCTCGGCGGGGTCCTCGCGTGGTGTGTCTGTATGGCGCCCGCTCTCGTGCGCCCGCACGGTCCGCAACGCTTGGCGGTGGCCCGCGCGCTCGAGGCGACGGCCCGGTTGTTACGTGTGCCGTTCGGCGACGCGGCCGTACCCCGCGCCCGCCACGATGCCGCGGTCGCGGTGCAGGCCGGGTGGACCGCACTCACCCGCGTTCCGCCCACCGCGCGTACCACGGCCCAGCTCACCGCGCTGGCGGGGCTGCTGGCCCGCGCCGAAACCCTGGCCGCCACAACACGACCCGCCGGGCCGGACTATCGGCTCTATCCGTCCGACGCCCGGACCGTGGACGCCGCGGAGGTGGATGCCGCGCCGGATACATTGTCCGCCACCGAGACCGGGAGCGCGGTGGCCGGCGCCGGCGCCCTCGAGGAGTACGGCCGCATCCTGCGCCGCGGCGGCGCGGTACCGCGCGTCGACTGCGCCGCCGCGGAGGAGTCCGAGATCCGCGGTATCGGTCTGGGCCGCGCGGGTACCGTCCGGGGAGAGAGTCTGCGCCGGGTGGCACGGGCCTTCCGGCCGGTCGCACCGGGGCTACCGCTGGCCGCTCGCGTCACCATCGGCGCGGCGCTCGCGGGCTGGATCTCGTTGGCGCTGGGCGTCGATCGCCCCTACTGGGCGGTGATGACCGCGGCCGTGCTGATCGTCGTGAACACCGCGCAGTCGTGGCAGCGTACTGTGCAACGCGTGCTGGGCAATCTCGTGGGCGTCGCGCTGTTCACAGCGGTCGGGCCGTGGGTGCACAGCCCGGTGACGCTGGTGGTGATGGCGCTGATCTGTCAGGTGGTCGTTGAGGCGACCATCTCCCGGAACTACTGGGTCGCTACGGTTTTCATCACTCCGATGGCCTTGGCGATGGTCGAATTCGCCACTCCGCACCCGGCCTCCGAACTCGGGTGGGATCGCTGGCTCGATACCTGTGTGGGAGCCGTGGTCGCGGTGGTGATCTGCTTCGTGATCCCCAATCGCAGAGTCGCCGATCGGGTCGCCACGGCGCTGCGTGAACTGGATGCGGCCATCGGCCGCGCCCGCCACGCCATCGATACCGGTACCGGAGCCGGAGCGGATCGGGCCCGGCTGGCCGCCGCTCTGATCGAGGTGCGTACGTGTGCCGACACAGCGGCGGGGGAATGGTGGAGCGGTCCGCTGCCCGACGAACGTATCGTCGCCGCCGAGCGCACCGGCCATCAGTTGCTGGATCGACTCCCGGTCCGCTCGCTCGTGGCGGTGTCGTGA
- a CDS encoding MarR family winged helix-turn-helix transcriptional regulator, translated as MSAERPEPVLADDAVAEVMRQWSRAAPELDLSPIAVVGRINRCAALLQQVTDAPLGEEELTRPEFDILLALRRVGGELTPSRLARETFASPAAVTKRLRGLEQRGLIGRRADTRDRRVSHIALSADGRTLIDRLMPRQLAYEAGLLADLPTEDQRELARILADVLVRWEGRFGGLPR; from the coding sequence ATGTCCGCGGAGCGGCCCGAGCCGGTGCTCGCGGACGACGCGGTCGCCGAGGTGATGCGGCAGTGGTCGCGTGCGGCTCCCGAACTGGATCTGAGCCCGATCGCGGTGGTGGGCCGCATCAACCGGTGCGCGGCGCTGCTGCAGCAGGTCACCGACGCACCGCTGGGCGAGGAGGAACTGACCCGGCCGGAGTTCGACATCCTGCTGGCGCTGCGCCGGGTCGGCGGGGAACTGACCCCGAGCCGGCTGGCGCGCGAAACCTTCGCCTCGCCGGCCGCGGTCACCAAACGGCTGCGCGGGCTCGAACAGCGCGGGCTCATCGGGCGGCGGGCCGATACCCGGGACCGCCGGGTATCGCATATCGCGTTGAGCGCCGACGGCCGCACCCTGATCGATCGGCTGATGCCGCGCCAATTGGCCTACGAGGCCGGACTGCTGGCGGATCTGCCGACCGAGGATCAGCGCGAACTGGCCCGGATCCTGGCCGATGTCCTGGTGCGCTGGGAGGGGCGGTTCGGCGGCCTGCCCCGCTGA
- a CDS encoding F0F1 ATP synthase subunit B, whose amino-acid sequence MSARTDVVADGNFLIPNGTFFVELIIFLIVLGVIWFFVVPPIRKVLTEREERVETTTANAKEAKQVFAEAEAKYQTALEQARTEAADIRNEARAEGRAIMDDLRTQAQAEVDGIVAESAGHLRAEADRVKAELRLEVEPLAQSLADQVVGDSRHAGTAGRRRGRES is encoded by the coding sequence ATGTCCGCGCGAACCGATGTGGTGGCCGATGGGAACTTCCTCATTCCCAACGGCACCTTCTTCGTCGAGCTGATCATCTTCCTGATCGTGCTCGGAGTCATCTGGTTCTTCGTCGTTCCGCCGATCCGCAAGGTGCTGACCGAACGCGAGGAGCGGGTCGAGACGACCACCGCCAACGCCAAAGAGGCGAAACAGGTGTTCGCCGAGGCCGAGGCGAAATATCAGACGGCCCTGGAACAGGCCCGTACCGAGGCGGCCGACATCCGCAACGAGGCACGGGCCGAGGGCCGGGCGATCATGGACGACCTGCGCACGCAGGCACAGGCGGAAGTGGACGGCATCGTCGCCGAATCCGCCGGTCACCTGCGCGCGGAGGCCGACCGTGTCAAGGCCGAACTGCGACTCGAGGTCGAGCCGCTGGCGCAATCGCTCGCCGATCAGGTGGTCGGTGACAGTCGGCACGCCGGTACAGCCGGGCGCAGGAGGGGACGGGAGTCGTAA
- a CDS encoding AraC family transcriptional regulator, which translates to MMIAVGLAHGLDETLLLAGTGITPADLTDEEPRIWPEQEFAVARNLIRAVGDRPGLGAQTAAQATLGKAGLVGLAALASATMRDVLTIAIRYQDLVSVAARYHLEDSGGDEVALVADGSAIPADLRGFFVEREVALIFVAGRALDVEIPAVRLELELDAERAAALAEFASVEQILSGCERTALVLPRSFLELTMPHADSHTASLIERQCREALQLLLSGGWKLSTAVRERLLRDPGTVPSMAEVAAELHINVRTLRRQLAAEGSSFRGLLNTVRESTASELLRAGSTVEDVARRLGYAETANFTHAFTRWMGMSPRAYRRSLTRDR; encoded by the coding sequence ATGATGATTGCTGTAGGGCTCGCGCACGGATTGGACGAAACGCTGTTATTGGCCGGCACCGGAATCACGCCCGCCGATCTGACGGATGAGGAGCCGCGAATTTGGCCGGAACAGGAATTCGCGGTCGCTCGCAATCTGATTCGCGCTGTCGGCGATCGGCCCGGACTCGGGGCCCAGACCGCCGCCCAGGCCACCCTCGGCAAGGCCGGTCTGGTCGGCCTGGCGGCCCTGGCCAGTGCGACGATGCGTGATGTCCTCACCATCGCGATCCGTTACCAGGATCTGGTGTCGGTCGCCGCGCGATACCACCTCGAGGATTCCGGTGGCGATGAGGTCGCCCTGGTGGCCGACGGTTCCGCGATACCCGCCGACCTGCGGGGTTTCTTCGTCGAGCGGGAGGTCGCGCTGATCTTCGTCGCGGGCCGGGCGCTGGATGTCGAGATACCCGCGGTGCGACTGGAACTCGAGCTCGACGCCGAGCGCGCCGCGGCGCTGGCCGAGTTCGCGTCGGTGGAACAGATCCTGTCCGGATGCGAGCGTACGGCGCTGGTGCTGCCACGGTCGTTCCTGGAACTGACCATGCCGCATGCCGATTCGCATACCGCCAGCCTGATCGAGCGGCAGTGCCGGGAGGCGTTGCAGCTGCTGCTGAGTGGTGGATGGAAGTTGTCGACGGCCGTGCGTGAACGCCTGCTGCGCGATCCGGGCACCGTCCCGTCGATGGCCGAAGTGGCCGCTGAGCTGCACATCAACGTCCGGACGCTGCGTCGCCAGCTGGCCGCGGAGGGTTCCAGCTTCCGTGGCCTGCTCAACACCGTGCGCGAGAGCACGGCTTCGGAACTGCTGCGCGCGGGTTCGACGGTCGAGGATGTGGCCCGGCGGCTGGGCTATGCGGAGACGGCGAATTTCACCCATGCCTTCACTCGCTGGATGGGGATGTCGCCGCGGGCATATCGGAGGTCGCTCACTCGCGATCGTTAG
- a CDS encoding F0F1 ATP synthase subunit B family protein, producing the protein MIHTNGGVLAAGGYQITFDWPVFFSQLFGFVVIILIVVKWVVPPVKRLMAKSQDAIAKQLADSDHAATQLDEAKRSYENALTEAHAELEQIRADARADAEYIVAQMREAAAAEVERVRRQGRDQVAQLRRQMVRDLETDLAAAMLAITEEKVRDQVSTPQAKSESIERFLEDLEILANSSPPIKRQAQPGWN; encoded by the coding sequence ATGATTCATACCAACGGCGGTGTTCTGGCCGCCGGCGGATACCAGATCACCTTCGATTGGCCGGTCTTCTTCAGTCAGCTGTTCGGCTTCGTGGTCATCATCCTCATCGTCGTGAAATGGGTTGTGCCGCCGGTGAAGCGGCTGATGGCCAAGAGTCAGGACGCGATCGCCAAACAGCTCGCGGACAGCGATCACGCCGCCACACAGTTGGACGAGGCCAAGCGGTCCTACGAAAACGCCCTGACCGAAGCGCACGCCGAACTCGAGCAGATCCGCGCCGACGCGCGCGCCGATGCCGAGTACATCGTGGCGCAGATGCGGGAAGCGGCGGCCGCGGAGGTCGAGCGGGTACGACGGCAGGGCCGCGATCAGGTCGCACAGCTGCGTCGTCAGATGGTGCGCGATCTGGAAACGGATCTGGCGGCCGCGATGCTCGCGATCACCGAGGAGAAGGTGCGCGACCAGGTGAGCACCCCGCAGGCGAAGTCGGAGAGTATCGAACGGTTCCTGGAGGACCTGGAGATCCTCGCCAACTCGTCCCCGCCGATCAAGCGCCAAGCTCAACCCGGCTGGAACTGA
- the fabD gene encoding ACP S-malonyltransferase encodes MLAFVFPGQGAQFPGMGKALADTSAIARETFESADAALGFGLGELCFHGDPDRLSRTEYAQPAILAVSVAAYRVLVAETGCHPLVVAGHSLGEITAHVCAGALDFDSALRLVRRRGALMQEAVGAGAGAMVAVMGLAAEVVDGLCDAAAQSEVVAVANYNGAGQLVISGHRAAVGRVRSLAEERGAITRELDVSAPFHCPLMEPAAARFRAALAEVDVAQPRIPVVDGTSGVWRRAGADTVGSLAAQICAPVRWDAVMAGLSAHGVRYAIEVGPGARLTSMLRRAEKSIRTAHFGDPEDLATVAELLGESPWLRRELGQWHVGDGGDLYAPGAAEIVWAGANDPEPVTADAWTALPDGSRMHRYGALAMITPDDRLHTFDPVAWRAREDGAYLRADHTGVVHPAGRRETFDPGEWTVDAAGTMRRTDGSRVVWSDGDEWSFTAG; translated from the coding sequence ATGCTCGCATTCGTATTCCCGGGTCAGGGCGCGCAATTCCCCGGAATGGGCAAGGCGCTGGCCGACACCTCGGCGATCGCGCGCGAGACCTTCGAATCCGCCGACGCGGCACTGGGATTCGGTCTGGGCGAGTTGTGCTTCCACGGTGATCCGGACCGGCTGTCCCGGACCGAGTACGCCCAGCCCGCGATCCTCGCGGTGAGTGTGGCCGCCTACCGGGTGCTGGTGGCGGAGACGGGATGTCATCCGCTGGTCGTCGCCGGGCACAGCCTCGGCGAGATCACCGCGCACGTGTGCGCCGGAGCCCTGGACTTCGATAGCGCATTGCGCCTGGTCCGCCGTCGCGGCGCGCTGATGCAGGAGGCCGTCGGCGCCGGAGCGGGTGCGATGGTCGCGGTGATGGGATTGGCGGCCGAGGTGGTCGACGGGCTCTGCGATGCGGCGGCTCAGTCCGAGGTGGTCGCGGTGGCCAACTACAACGGGGCCGGTCAGCTGGTGATCTCCGGGCATCGCGCCGCGGTCGGGCGGGTCCGATCGCTGGCCGAGGAGCGCGGCGCGATCACCCGCGAACTCGACGTCAGTGCGCCCTTCCACTGCCCGCTGATGGAACCGGCGGCGGCGCGTTTCCGGGCCGCGCTGGCCGAGGTCGATGTCGCGCAACCCCGAATTCCGGTGGTGGACGGTACTTCCGGGGTGTGGCGCCGCGCCGGTGCGGATACCGTCGGATCGCTGGCCGCGCAGATCTGCGCGCCGGTGCGCTGGGACGCGGTGATGGCCGGACTGTCGGCGCACGGGGTGCGATACGCGATCGAGGTCGGCCCCGGCGCTCGCCTCACCTCGATGCTGCGGCGCGCGGAAAAGAGTATTCGGACAGCGCATTTCGGCGATCCCGAGGATCTGGCCACGGTCGCGGAGTTGCTCGGTGAGTCGCCGTGGCTACGACGTGAGTTGGGGCAGTGGCATGTCGGTGACGGTGGCGACCTGTACGCGCCCGGCGCGGCGGAGATCGTGTGGGCGGGTGCGAACGACCCGGAACCGGTGACCGCCGACGCCTGGACCGCGCTGCCCGACGGCAGCCGGATGCACCGCTACGGCGCGCTCGCGATGATCACGCCGGACGATCGGCTGCACACCTTCGACCCGGTCGCGTGGCGCGCGCGGGAGGACGGCGCCTACCTGCGCGCGGACCATACCGGCGTGGTGCATCCCGCGGGGCGTCGAGAAACCTTCGACCCGGGGGAGTGGACGGTGGATGCCGCGGGCACCATGCGCCGCACCGACGGCAGCCGGGTTGTCTGGTCCGATGGCGACGAGTGGAGTTTCACCGCCGGCTGA